In Primulina eburnea isolate SZY01 chromosome 5, ASM2296580v1, whole genome shotgun sequence, a single window of DNA contains:
- the LOC140833027 gene encoding auxin-induced protein PCNT115-like isoform X2 — MAVTVERIKLGSQGLEVSKQGLGCMGMSFGYGVPKPEPEMISLIHHAINSGVTFLDTSDIYGPHTNEVLLGKALKGVVREKVQIATKFGATYKDGKFELEVRGDPAYVRASCEASLKRLDIDCIDLYYVHRIDTRVPIEVTMGELKKLVEEGKIKYVGLSEASASTIRRANAVHPITAVQNEWSLWTRDVEEEIVPTCRELGIGIVPYSPLGRGFLSSGPKPLENLSENDFRKVGAYLHSWG, encoded by the exons ATGGCCGTGACAGTGGAGAGAATCAAGCTGGGTTCACAGGGATTGGAGGTGTCTAAACAAGGGCTGGGATGTATGGGAATGTCATTTGGTTACGGCGTGCCAAAGCCCGAGCCCGAAATGATATCCCTCATTCACCATGCCATCAACTCCGGCGTCACGTTTCTTGATACCTCGGATATCTATGGCCCCCACACCAACGAAGTTTTGCTTGGAAAG GCTTTGAAAGGAGTAGTCAGAGAAAAAGTTCAAATCGCCACCAAGTTTGGGGCAACTTACAAAGATGGGAAGTTCGAACTAGAAGTACGTGGTGACCCTGCATATGTTAGAGCCTCATGCGAAGCAAGTTTGAAGCGTCTTGATATTGATTGTATTGATCTATATTATGTTCATCGGATTGATACTCGTGTGCCTATTGAAGTTACG ATGGGAGAACTGAAGAAACTTGTTGAAGAAGGGAAAATAAAATATGTCGGCCTCTCTGAGGCATCTGCTTCAACAATCAGAAGGGCGAATGCTGTCCATCCAATAACCGCTGTCCAGAATGAGTGGTCCTTGTGGACGAGGGATGTGGAAGAAGAAATAGTTCCTACTTGTCG AGAACTGGGAATTGGAATCGTCCCATATAGTCCACTTGGACGCGGTTTCTTGTCATCAGGTCCTAAACCCCTAGAGAACTTATCAGAGAATGATTTCCGTAAGGTTGGTGCCTATCTACACTCGTGGGGATAA
- the LOC140833027 gene encoding auxin-induced protein PCNT115-like isoform X1 produces the protein MAVTVERIKLGSQGLEVSKQGLGCMGMSFGYGVPKPEPEMISLIHHAINSGVTFLDTSDIYGPHTNEVLLGKALKGVVREKVQIATKFGATYKDGKFELEVRGDPAYVRASCEASLKRLDIDCIDLYYVHRIDTRVPIEVTMGELKKLVEEGKIKYVGLSEASASTIRRANAVHPITAVQNEWSLWTRDVEEEIVPTCRELGIGIVPYSPLGRGFLSSGPKPLENLSENDFRKKFPRFQGENFETNKLVYERICEMGTKKGCTPSQLALAWVQYQGADVSPIPGTTKIDNFNENLGSLSVTLTPREMAELNSLADMVKGNRSPLMENTFYNSETPPLLLERGIEIGGQWH, from the exons ATGGCCGTGACAGTGGAGAGAATCAAGCTGGGTTCACAGGGATTGGAGGTGTCTAAACAAGGGCTGGGATGTATGGGAATGTCATTTGGTTACGGCGTGCCAAAGCCCGAGCCCGAAATGATATCCCTCATTCACCATGCCATCAACTCCGGCGTCACGTTTCTTGATACCTCGGATATCTATGGCCCCCACACCAACGAAGTTTTGCTTGGAAAG GCTTTGAAAGGAGTAGTCAGAGAAAAAGTTCAAATCGCCACCAAGTTTGGGGCAACTTACAAAGATGGGAAGTTCGAACTAGAAGTACGTGGTGACCCTGCATATGTTAGAGCCTCATGCGAAGCAAGTTTGAAGCGTCTTGATATTGATTGTATTGATCTATATTATGTTCATCGGATTGATACTCGTGTGCCTATTGAAGTTACG ATGGGAGAACTGAAGAAACTTGTTGAAGAAGGGAAAATAAAATATGTCGGCCTCTCTGAGGCATCTGCTTCAACAATCAGAAGGGCGAATGCTGTCCATCCAATAACCGCTGTCCAGAATGAGTGGTCCTTGTGGACGAGGGATGTGGAAGAAGAAATAGTTCCTACTTGTCG AGAACTGGGAATTGGAATCGTCCCATATAGTCCACTTGGACGCGGTTTCTTGTCATCAGGTCCTAAACCCCTAGAGAACTTATCAGAGAATGATTTCCGTAAG AAATTTCCAAGATTCCAAGGAGAAAATTTTGAAACTAACAAGCTTGTATACGAGCGGATTTGCGAAATGGGTACAAAAAAAGGTTGCACCCCATCGCAACTAGCATTAGCTTGGGTTCAATATCAAGGAGCCGATGTTTCCCCTATACCTGGTACTACCAAGATCGATAACTTCAATGAAAATCTTGGATCTCTGTCTGTGACGTTAACTCCACGAGAGATGGCTGAGCTCAATTCTTTGGCTGATATGGTCAAGGGAAACAGGAGTCCTTTAATGGAAAACACTTTTTACAATTCTGAGACGCCTCCATTGCTCCTGGAAAGAGGAATAGAGATCG GTGGTCAGTGGCATTGA